From Sporichthya brevicatena, the proteins below share one genomic window:
- the ileS gene encoding isoleucine--tRNA ligase — protein MSQYRAVPPQVDLPALEREVLAFWTDAKVFERTIDATADGPLWVFYEGPPTANGMPGTHHVEARVFKDVFPRFKTMKGYHVPRKAGWDCHGLPVELAVEKELGFSGKGDIEAYGVAEFNARCRESVHRHVDAFAQMTERMGYWVDLSSAYWTMDRAYVESVWWSLAKIFDDGRLVQDHRVAPYCPRCGTGLSDHELAQGYETVVDPSVYVRFPLTSGPHAGAADLLVWTTTPWTLVSNTAVAARADVTYVLAQPADGSTPVVVAEPLVAYALGEGAQVLASFPGAEMERWHYARPFELIAFPDGADTHFVVLDDYVTTEDGTGLVHQAPAFGADDLRVCKAYGLPVVNPITSDGHFAHDVPLVGGQFFKKADEALVADLQSRGVLFKHVAYEHAYPHCWRCHTALIYYAQPSWYIRTTEVKDELLRENERTTWYPDTIKHGRYGDWLNNNIDWALSRNRYWGTPLPIWRCEEGHLRAVASMAQLGELAGRDLSDVDPHRPYIDDVTFACETCGHQARRVPEVIDAWYDSGSMPFAQWGYPHQGVAEFEKAYPAQFICEAIDQTRGWFYTLMAVGTLVFDRSSYENVLCLGHILAEDGRKMSKHLGNILEPMPLMDQHGADALRWFMACSGSPWSARRVGHNVLQEIVRKSLLTYWNTVAFQSLYARTAGFEPGVTAAPPVAERPALDRWAISEAHRLAQGVDAALEDFDTQKAGRLLAAYVDDLSNWYVRRNRRRFWAGDPAALATLHECLYVVTLLMAPITPFITERVWQDLFRPTSPELPDSVHLAAWPAVDGALIDDDLAAQVALARRLVELGRAARADSGVKTRQPLSRALVGAHGWSTLSEDLRTQIAEELNVTRLESLAEAGGDLVDYSAKANFRALGKRFGKGTQPVAAAIAAADPVALAAELRAGRPATIVVDGQEITVDADEVVITETPREGWSVAREGETVALDLTITPELRRAGLAREAVRVIQEARKTSGLEVADRITLEWHAAGEEAVAALREHADLVAGEVLATSVAELAEAPSGDGVTSTDAELGMTFRITKA, from the coding sequence GTGAGCCAGTACCGCGCCGTGCCGCCCCAGGTGGACCTGCCCGCCCTCGAACGCGAGGTCCTCGCGTTCTGGACCGACGCCAAGGTCTTCGAGCGCACCATCGACGCCACGGCCGACGGCCCGCTGTGGGTCTTCTACGAAGGCCCGCCGACGGCCAACGGCATGCCCGGCACCCACCACGTCGAGGCGCGCGTCTTCAAGGACGTCTTCCCGCGCTTCAAGACGATGAAGGGCTACCACGTCCCCCGCAAGGCGGGCTGGGACTGCCACGGCCTGCCGGTCGAGCTCGCGGTCGAGAAGGAACTCGGGTTCTCCGGCAAGGGCGACATCGAGGCCTACGGGGTCGCGGAGTTCAACGCGCGCTGCCGCGAGTCCGTGCACCGCCACGTCGACGCCTTCGCGCAGATGACCGAGCGCATGGGCTACTGGGTGGACCTGTCCTCGGCGTACTGGACGATGGACCGCGCCTACGTCGAGAGCGTCTGGTGGAGCCTGGCGAAGATCTTCGACGACGGCCGGCTGGTCCAGGATCACCGCGTCGCGCCGTACTGCCCGCGCTGCGGCACCGGTCTGTCCGACCACGAGCTGGCCCAGGGCTACGAGACGGTCGTCGACCCGTCGGTCTACGTGCGTTTCCCGTTGACCAGCGGTCCGCACGCCGGGGCCGCCGACCTCCTGGTCTGGACGACGACTCCCTGGACGCTGGTCTCCAACACGGCGGTCGCCGCCCGGGCGGACGTCACCTACGTGCTCGCGCAGCCGGCCGACGGGAGCACGCCCGTCGTCGTCGCGGAACCGCTCGTGGCGTACGCGCTCGGCGAGGGCGCGCAGGTGCTCGCGTCCTTCCCCGGCGCCGAGATGGAGCGCTGGCACTACGCGCGCCCGTTCGAGTTGATCGCGTTCCCCGACGGCGCGGACACCCACTTCGTCGTGCTCGACGACTACGTCACCACCGAGGACGGCACCGGTCTGGTCCACCAGGCCCCGGCCTTCGGTGCCGACGACCTTCGGGTCTGCAAGGCCTACGGGCTGCCGGTGGTCAACCCGATCACCTCGGACGGGCACTTCGCCCACGACGTCCCACTCGTCGGCGGGCAGTTCTTCAAGAAGGCCGACGAGGCCCTGGTGGCGGACCTGCAGAGCCGCGGCGTGCTGTTCAAGCACGTCGCGTACGAGCACGCGTACCCGCACTGCTGGCGCTGCCACACGGCGCTCATCTACTACGCGCAGCCGTCCTGGTACATCCGCACGACCGAGGTGAAGGACGAACTACTCCGCGAGAACGAGCGGACGACCTGGTACCCCGACACCATCAAGCACGGCCGCTACGGCGACTGGCTGAACAACAACATCGACTGGGCCCTGTCCCGCAACCGCTACTGGGGCACGCCGCTGCCGATCTGGCGGTGCGAGGAGGGCCACCTGCGCGCCGTCGCGTCGATGGCGCAGCTCGGCGAGCTCGCCGGTCGCGACCTGTCGGACGTCGACCCGCACCGCCCGTACATCGACGACGTCACCTTCGCCTGCGAGACCTGTGGCCACCAGGCCCGCCGCGTCCCCGAGGTGATCGACGCCTGGTACGACTCGGGCTCGATGCCGTTCGCCCAGTGGGGCTACCCGCATCAGGGCGTCGCGGAGTTCGAGAAGGCCTACCCGGCGCAGTTCATCTGCGAGGCGATCGACCAGACCCGCGGCTGGTTCTACACGCTGATGGCGGTCGGGACGCTGGTCTTCGACCGGTCCTCGTACGAGAACGTCCTCTGCCTCGGGCACATCCTCGCCGAGGACGGCCGCAAGATGTCCAAGCACCTCGGCAACATCCTCGAGCCGATGCCCTTGATGGACCAGCACGGCGCCGACGCCCTGCGCTGGTTCATGGCCTGCTCGGGCTCGCCCTGGTCGGCCCGGCGCGTGGGCCACAACGTCCTGCAGGAGATCGTCCGCAAGTCGCTGCTGACGTACTGGAACACCGTCGCCTTCCAGTCGCTCTACGCCCGCACCGCGGGCTTCGAGCCGGGCGTGACCGCCGCTCCCCCGGTCGCCGAGCGGCCGGCGCTGGACCGGTGGGCGATCTCCGAGGCCCACCGCCTCGCGCAGGGCGTCGACGCGGCGTTGGAGGACTTCGACACCCAGAAGGCCGGGCGGCTGCTCGCGGCCTACGTCGACGACCTGTCGAACTGGTACGTGCGCCGCAACCGCCGCCGGTTCTGGGCGGGCGACCCGGCCGCGCTCGCGACCCTGCACGAGTGCCTGTACGTCGTCACGCTGCTGATGGCCCCGATCACCCCGTTCATCACCGAGCGGGTCTGGCAGGACCTGTTCCGGCCGACCAGCCCGGAGCTGCCGGACTCGGTGCATCTCGCGGCGTGGCCGGCGGTCGACGGCGCGCTGATCGACGACGACCTCGCGGCCCAGGTGGCCCTCGCACGGCGCCTGGTCGAGCTGGGGCGCGCGGCGCGGGCCGACAGCGGGGTGAAGACCCGTCAGCCGCTCTCGCGGGCCCTCGTGGGCGCGCACGGCTGGTCCACGCTCTCCGAGGATCTCCGCACGCAGATCGCCGAGGAGCTGAACGTCACCCGGTTGGAGTCGCTCGCGGAGGCCGGCGGCGACCTCGTCGACTACTCGGCGAAGGCCAACTTCCGCGCGCTCGGCAAGCGCTTCGGCAAGGGCACCCAGCCGGTCGCGGCCGCGATCGCGGCGGCGGACCCGGTGGCGCTGGCGGCCGAGCTGCGCGCCGGCCGCCCGGCGACGATCGTCGTCGACGGGCAGGAGATCACCGTCGACGCGGACGAGGTCGTCATCACCGAGACGCCCCGCGAGGGCTGGTCGGTGGCTCGCGAGGGCGAGACCGTCGCCCTCGACCTGACGATCACGCCGGAGCTCCGCCGGGCCGGTCTGGCCCGCGAGGCCGTCCGCGTCATCCAGGAGGCCCGCAAGACCTCCGGCCTGGAGGTCGCCGACCGGATCACCCTGGAGTGGCACGCGGCCGGTGAGGAGGCCGTCGCGGCGCTCCGCGAGCACGCGGACCTGGTCGCCGGCGAGGTCCTCGCGACCTCCGTCGCCGAGCTGGCCGAGGCCCCGTCCGGTGACGGGGTCACCAGCACCGACGCCGAGCTCGGCATGACCTTCCGGATCACCAAGGCCTGA